In Ignavibacteriales bacterium, one DNA window encodes the following:
- a CDS encoding STAS domain-containing protein: MLQISITQLGNYKTLEPTGRIDGITAYDIEMEFEKQISKGERTLLIDFTGVNYISSAGLRIFVGTQKNLKKIGGELILFSLTPSVLDVFRISGLNQVFRLAKSKNELPEIIDLSEKEESGKLQLNDIPIEYLKYTSLPGKLFNIGNQSKLSSSDYSSKDVISINANEIEYGAGLAALGESYEDYKNLFGESLVIKRNFFSFPARKNSFVDFMLFGQSDSKIMYNFLYGFGFNGSYSAVIKFGRENNPATLNEVVSIARDFSTANLFGIVLLAESAGFLGMHLRKIPISENKIAGENIFDQKNFTEWVDFPIEASNVNNIISAIGVVVKDKSKLIENTAAIFTGDSNFHFHGNVFEKGSINKNIKEFDSELNRVLTELQILKVQHTLGKSMFKNGIFAIIELEEG; encoded by the coding sequence ATGCTGCAAATTAGTATTACTCAACTTGGCAATTACAAAACATTAGAACCTACAGGAAGAATTGATGGAATAACCGCCTACGACATTGAAATGGAATTTGAAAAACAAATTTCCAAAGGGGAAAGAACTTTACTAATTGATTTTACAGGTGTAAACTATATTAGCAGCGCTGGATTGCGTATTTTCGTGGGCACTCAAAAAAATCTAAAAAAAATTGGCGGGGAATTAATTTTGTTTTCTCTAACTCCTTCAGTTCTGGATGTTTTCCGGATAAGCGGATTAAACCAGGTCTTCCGATTGGCAAAATCAAAAAATGAACTTCCAGAAATAATTGATTTGAGTGAAAAGGAAGAATCCGGAAAGCTGCAACTAAATGATATCCCGATCGAATATTTAAAGTACACTTCCCTGCCAGGAAAACTTTTTAATATTGGAAATCAATCTAAATTGAGCTCCTCTGATTATAGTTCAAAAGATGTAATAAGTATAAACGCAAATGAAATAGAATATGGCGCCGGTTTGGCAGCGCTTGGCGAATCTTACGAGGATTATAAAAATTTATTCGGAGAATCCCTGGTAATTAAAAGAAATTTCTTTTCCTTTCCAGCAAGGAAAAATTCATTTGTGGATTTTATGCTGTTTGGTCAATCTGATTCCAAAATTATGTACAATTTTTTATATGGATTTGGATTCAACGGTTCGTATTCAGCAGTAATTAAATTTGGAAGAGAAAATAATCCAGCAACACTTAATGAAGTCGTTTCAATTGCCCGCGATTTTTCAACTGCAAATCTTTTTGGAATAGTTCTCCTTGCAGAAAGCGCTGGATTTTTGGGGATGCACTTAAGGAAAATTCCAATTAGCGAAAATAAAATTGCCGGTGAAAATATTTTTGATCAGAAAAATTTTACTGAGTGGGTTGATTTTCCAATTGAAGCTTCGAATGTAAATAATATTATATCCGCTATTGGTGTAGTTGTAAAGGATAAATCAAAACTAATTGAAAACACAGCCGCCATTTTTACCGGTGATAGTAATTTTCATTTTCATGGAAATGTTTTTGAGAAAGGATCGATAAACAAAAACATCAAAGAATTTGATAGCGAACTTAATCGTGTTTTAACCGAACTTCAGATTCTTAAAGTTCAGCACACACTGGGAAAATCAATGTTCAAGAATGGAATTTTTGCCATAATTGAGCTGGAGGAAGGATAA
- a CDS encoding GNAT family N-acetyltransferase — translation MSFIVRNLQSEEMDFAIELAAQEGWNPGLNDGDCFFKTDPNGFFVGELDGEIIACKSAVKYGNKFGFMGFYIVKKKYRAQGYGIKIWQHAFNYLGGLTSGMDGVVEQQVNYKKSGYKFAYRQLRYVANNLIGKTYSDVIDLNDVPFEDVLKYDNEMFPAPRPTFLKCWLTQPNISAKVILAENKIIGYGVIRPCRVGFKIGPLFAENANAAEKLFLSLAEFADGKEIYLDIPEANDFATALVRKYNMKYVFECARMYYKGEPKINLNKVFGNTTFELG, via the coding sequence ATGAGTTTTATCGTACGAAATTTACAATCTGAAGAAATGGATTTTGCCATTGAACTGGCAGCACAGGAAGGATGGAATCCTGGATTAAACGATGGCGATTGTTTTTTTAAAACAGATCCAAACGGATTTTTCGTTGGTGAACTTGATGGAGAAATTATTGCATGCAAATCTGCGGTTAAGTATGGAAACAAATTTGGATTTATGGGTTTCTACATTGTAAAAAAAAAATATCGCGCACAAGGATACGGAATTAAAATCTGGCAACATGCTTTTAACTATTTAGGTGGATTAACATCCGGAATGGATGGCGTTGTAGAACAGCAAGTAAATTATAAAAAATCAGGATACAAATTTGCCTATCGACAGTTAAGATATGTAGCTAATAATTTAATTGGAAAAACATACAGCGATGTAATTGATTTGAATGATGTTCCGTTTGAGGATGTTTTAAAATATGATAACGAAATGTTTCCCGCCCCTCGTCCAACATTTTTAAAATGCTGGCTTACTCAGCCGAATATTTCTGCAAAAGTAATTTTGGCGGAAAACAAAATCATTGGATACGGAGTAATTCGTCCGTGCCGGGTTGGATTTAAGATTGGACCTTTATTTGCAGAAAATGCTAACGCTGCTGAAAAATTATTTCTAAGTCTTGCTGAGTTTGCTGATGGAAAAGAAATTTATCTTGATATTCCGGAAGCAAATGATTTTGCTACCGCTCTTGTGCGTAAGTACAATATGAAATATGTTTTTGAATGCGCACGAATGTACTACAAAGGTGAACCAAAGATTAATCTGAACAAGGTTTTTGGAAATACAACTTTTGAGCTTGGATAA
- a CDS encoding PAS domain-containing sensor histidine kinase gives MSFIVDDIEILKSKIELLETQFKDLEFSNIAISNELKKYKIIFDGSLDVVMITDGKAGKILDISKSSKILLGYNPQELIGKHYSVLLPEPINQFPEKKLNDLEIFGSVLAARKVLKKDGAFCNMDLTINIIEWGNEKAVCTNFRDITERLKHEEEIQKFSDELGELNASKDKFFSIIAHDLKSPFTGLLGFSQMLNEEFNSLTTDELRNYSREIHNSANAIFKLLNNLLQWSWISIGKQSFNPCKINITELIHEVINLLSPNAAAKNINIIFRYKDTFYIYADETMIHSIIQNLLSNAIKFTPRDGKITISLSKALDKVVISIKDTGVGIQEKDITNLFKLDKHLSTLGTDKEKGTGLGLLIVKELVEKNGGAIEAKSKINEGATFRISLPKFA, from the coding sequence ATGTCTTTTATAGTTGACGATATTGAAATATTAAAATCTAAAATTGAGCTATTAGAAACACAATTTAAAGATTTGGAGTTTTCTAATATTGCAATCTCAAACGAACTTAAAAAATATAAAATTATTTTTGATGGGTCGCTGGATGTTGTAATGATTACCGATGGTAAAGCTGGCAAAATTTTAGATATCAGCAAATCCTCCAAAATACTTTTAGGTTACAATCCACAAGAATTAATTGGAAAGCATTACTCTGTTTTATTACCCGAACCAATAAATCAGTTTCCAGAAAAAAAATTAAATGATTTGGAAATTTTTGGGTCCGTACTTGCAGCCAGAAAAGTTCTTAAAAAAGATGGTGCTTTCTGCAATATGGATTTAACAATAAATATTATTGAATGGGGAAATGAAAAAGCTGTTTGTACTAACTTTAGAGATATTACCGAAAGATTGAAACATGAAGAAGAAATACAAAAATTCTCTGATGAACTTGGGGAACTGAATGCCAGCAAGGATAAATTCTTTTCAATTATAGCCCACGATTTGAAAAGCCCGTTTACAGGATTGCTTGGTTTTTCACAAATGCTAAATGAAGAATTTAATTCTTTAACAACTGATGAACTGCGGAATTATTCCAGGGAAATTCATAATTCGGCAAATGCAATTTTTAAACTTTTAAATAATTTGCTGCAATGGTCCTGGATTAGTATTGGAAAACAATCATTTAATCCGTGTAAAATAAATATAACCGAACTTATTCACGAAGTTATAAATCTTTTATCACCGAATGCGGCTGCCAAAAATATCAATATCATCTTTCGTTACAAAGATACTTTTTACATTTATGCAGATGAAACGATGATTCACTCCATAATACAAAACCTGCTATCGAATGCAATTAAATTTACTCCGAGGGACGGCAAAATTACTATCAGTTTGTCTAAAGCATTGGATAAGGTAGTAATAAGCATTAAAGATACCGGTGTTGGTATCCAGGAAAAAGATATAACAAATCTATTCAAATTGGATAAGCATCTTTCAACTTTAGGAACTGATAAGGAAAAAGGAACCGGTTTAGGATTGTTAATTGTAAAGGAACTTGTAGAAAAGAATGGCGGAGCAATCGAAGCTAAAAGTAAAATAAATGAAGGTGCAACTTTTAGAATATCTTTACCAAAATTTGCTTAG
- a CDS encoding penicillin-binding protein activator: MKRIISFLKVKVISLLVLAVFITINFLSCSDENTSPIQSTGNKEITVGALLSLTGDWSSLGKASEAALNIATKDINNYLASISSNIRLKLKIEDTKLDTTIALQKIKSLSASGVRFIIGPQSSKEVSAIKKFADQNNILVLSQGSTAGNLAIPGDNIFRFCPSDSIEGAAIAQLMWSEGMKTYIPFGGNDAGNQGLQIAAKASFINLGGTVTQGVVYDPATVNFASYLQTIRAEILQQQALYGKAGVGVYITGFDAVINIFKQAITDTVLNSVKWYGSDGMVLNEKLIADTTAARFAEMTKYPCPTYGLDQSNKFKWQPIVNQIESEIGYQPDAFGLAAYDALWIVAIAYLSIDGADDFQFLKKVFQQTANSYYGLTGATTLNNAGDRMFGYYAYWGVRKQGDVYKWVLLD; the protein is encoded by the coding sequence GTGAAAAGAATTATTTCATTTTTAAAAGTTAAGGTGATTTCTTTACTGGTTTTGGCTGTATTTATTACAATCAACTTTTTGTCATGCTCAGATGAAAATACATCCCCTATCCAATCAACTGGAAATAAAGAAATAACTGTTGGTGCATTACTATCTTTAACCGGCGATTGGTCTTCATTAGGTAAAGCAAGCGAAGCAGCATTAAACATTGCAACTAAAGATATTAACAACTACCTCGCATCAATTTCTTCAAACATTCGGTTAAAATTAAAAATTGAAGATACCAAACTTGATACAACCATTGCTTTACAAAAAATTAAAAGTCTTTCTGCTTCAGGAGTAAGATTTATAATCGGACCGCAATCCAGTAAAGAAGTTTCTGCAATTAAAAAATTTGCTGACCAAAATAACATTTTGGTTTTAAGCCAGGGAAGCACTGCCGGTAACTTAGCAATACCCGGCGATAATATTTTCCGGTTCTGTCCTTCCGATTCTATTGAAGGAGCGGCGATAGCACAGCTTATGTGGAGTGAAGGAATGAAAACATATATTCCTTTTGGTGGAAATGATGCCGGTAACCAGGGATTACAAATTGCAGCAAAAGCCAGTTTTATAAATCTTGGCGGCACCGTTACGCAAGGTGTTGTGTATGATCCTGCCACGGTTAATTTTGCATCTTATCTTCAAACTATAAGGGCGGAAATACTTCAACAACAAGCATTGTATGGTAAAGCAGGTGTTGGTGTTTACATCACCGGTTTTGATGCGGTAATAAATATTTTTAAGCAGGCAATTACGGATACAGTCTTAAATTCTGTAAAATGGTATGGAAGTGATGGGATGGTTTTAAATGAAAAACTAATTGCTGATACAACTGCCGCTCGATTTGCGGAAATGACGAAGTATCCATGTCCAACATATGGACTTGACCAATCAAACAAATTCAAATGGCAACCAATAGTAAATCAAATTGAAAGTGAAATTGGTTATCAGCCGGATGCTTTCGGTTTAGCTGCGTATGATGCGCTTTGGATAGTTGCAATTGCTTATTTATCGATAGATGGAGCCGATGATTTTCAATTCTTAAAAAAAGTTTTTCAGCAAACTGCTAACTCATATTATGGATTAACCGGGGCAACCACATTGAATAACGCCGGTGATAGAATGTTTGGTTATTATGCTTACTGGGGTGTTCGAAAACAAGGTGATGTATATAAATGGGTACTGCTTGATTAA
- a CDS encoding STAS domain-containing protein, translating to MEIVESKKNDILILEIHGKLDSNTSTPLEQKLIAEIDGGTLKIVIECSKMDYISSAGLRVLLVGAKKLKNANGKIILCSLQDYIKEVFEIAGFTAIFPIYPDLSAALNQL from the coding sequence GTGGAAATAGTTGAAAGTAAAAAAAATGATATTCTAATTTTGGAGATACACGGTAAGCTCGATTCAAATACTTCAACACCTTTAGAACAAAAGCTGATTGCGGAAATTGATGGCGGAACTCTGAAGATTGTGATTGAGTGCTCCAAGATGGATTACATTAGCAGCGCAGGATTAAGAGTTCTTTTAGTTGGTGCTAAAAAACTAAAAAATGCAAACGGAAAAATTATTCTTTGTTCTCTGCAAGATTATATTAAAGAGGTTTTCGAAATAGCTGGCTTTACTGCCATATTTCCAATTTACCCCGATTTATCTGCGGCATTAAATCAACTTTAA
- a CDS encoding ATP-binding protein — MANEKFIETIFSNNINEITRLGEIIDDFGKSYNLPATLINTINLSLDEIITNTISYGYSDDSVHQILLKLEISDGYIIATVQDDANLFNILESTEVKPDIPLDEKPIGGLGLHLVRTLIDEIKYERKENKNITILKKKII, encoded by the coding sequence ATGGCAAACGAAAAATTTATTGAAACTATTTTTTCAAACAACATAAATGAAATTACCAGGTTGGGTGAAATTATAGATGATTTTGGTAAATCTTATAACTTACCTGCAACATTAATTAATACAATAAATTTATCACTCGATGAAATTATCACAAATACAATATCATACGGTTATTCAGATGACTCAGTCCACCAGATTTTACTTAAGCTGGAAATAAGCGATGGTTATATTATAGCTACCGTTCAAGATGATGCCAATCTTTTTAATATATTGGAAAGCACTGAAGTAAAGCCCGATATACCATTAGACGAAAAACCGATTGGAGGACTGGGTCTTCACCTGGTACGGACATTAATTGATGAAATTAAATATGAAAGGAAAGAGAATAAAAATATTACGATTCTGAAGAAAAAAATTATCTAA
- a CDS encoding SpoIIE family protein phosphatase — protein sequence MPEKIMVVDDEPDLESLIRQRFRKKIRDNEYDFVFAYNGLQALTKLLEHPDIGLILTDINMPEMDGLTLLARLNELKNPALRTVIVSAYGDMDNIRTAMNRGAFDFVTKPVDFTDLETTINKTILELDLLRNFQKEHDQLIAIQHDLTIARSIQEAILPKVFPPFPDRKEFEIFASMNAAKEVGGDFFDFFMIDNNRLGFVIADVSGKGVPAAIFMAVSRTLLKATALKGLSPGDCIAHVNNLLCPESIASMFVTLFYGILNTTTGEIEYANGGHNPPYIIWNEGKVEELEMTGGIALGIIESLPFAVKKITLKPNDSLFLFTDGVTEAFDYKEDLYSEQRLISRLEENFNLNVTDLCKFIVKDVHNYSVGVQQSDDITVLAIKYLGNA from the coding sequence ATGCCCGAAAAAATTATGGTTGTTGATGATGAACCGGATCTGGAATCGTTAATAAGACAAAGATTCAGAAAAAAGATTCGGGATAATGAATATGATTTTGTTTTTGCATACAACGGTTTGCAAGCTCTTACTAAATTATTAGAACACCCGGACATTGGACTTATTCTTACAGACATTAATATGCCTGAAATGGACGGATTGACTTTGCTGGCAAGATTGAATGAATTAAAAAACCCTGCTCTTCGAACAGTAATTGTTTCTGCTTATGGTGATATGGATAATATTAGAACTGCAATGAACCGCGGCGCTTTTGACTTTGTAACAAAGCCAGTTGATTTTACTGACCTGGAAACTACAATAAATAAAACGATTCTGGAACTTGACTTGCTAAGAAATTTTCAAAAGGAACATGACCAGTTAATTGCAATCCAGCACGATCTAACAATTGCCCGCAGTATTCAGGAAGCAATATTACCAAAGGTTTTTCCTCCCTTTCCTGATAGAAAAGAATTTGAAATATTTGCTTCTATGAACGCAGCAAAAGAAGTCGGTGGTGATTTCTTTGACTTTTTTATGATTGACAATAACAGACTTGGATTTGTAATTGCTGATGTGTCCGGAAAAGGCGTTCCGGCTGCCATTTTTATGGCAGTAAGCAGAACTTTATTAAAAGCTACCGCTTTAAAGGGACTTTCACCCGGAGATTGTATTGCACACGTTAACAATTTACTTTGCCCGGAAAGTATTGCTTCTATGTTTGTAACACTTTTTTATGGCATACTAAATACTACTACCGGTGAAATTGAATATGCAAATGGCGGACACAACCCACCATACATAATTTGGAATGAAGGTAAAGTTGAAGAACTTGAAATGACAGGTGGAATTGCACTTGGAATAATTGAGAGCCTTCCTTTTGCTGTAAAGAAAATTACTCTAAAACCAAATGATAGTTTATTTCTCTTTACGGATGGGGTTACAGAAGCCTTCGATTATAAGGAAGATTTGTATTCCGAGCAAAGATTGATCTCCAGACTTGAGGAAAATTTCAATCTGAATGTAACTGACTTGTGTAAATTTATTGTTAAAGATGTTCATAATTATTCTGTTGGTGTACAGCAATCAGATGATATAACTGTACTTGCAATTAAGTATCTTGGGAATGCATAA
- a CDS encoding response regulator, with product MKILVVDDELDIQSLFKQKFKNELKDEKIEFCFAFSAEDAIKFLNSTSSAEVVLILSDINMPGMTGLELLKVIKEKFPHLKVFMITAYDDEEKHSKAIRYGADKYLTKPIDFDELKNAIISINT from the coding sequence ATGAAAATTTTAGTGGTCGATGATGAACTTGATATTCAATCGTTGTTTAAGCAAAAATTTAAGAATGAATTGAAAGATGAGAAAATAGAATTTTGCTTTGCATTTTCTGCCGAAGACGCAATCAAATTCCTAAACTCAACAAGTTCTGCCGAAGTGGTTCTTATTCTTTCAGATATTAACATGCCTGGTATGACAGGTTTGGAATTACTGAAAGTTATTAAAGAAAAATTTCCGCACCTGAAAGTATTTATGATTACCGCTTACGATGATGAAGAAAAACACAGTAAAGCCATCCGGTACGGAGCCGATAAATACCTTACAAAACCAATCGACTTTGATGAATTGAAAAATGCAATAATTTCTATAAATACATAA
- a CDS encoding cache domain-containing protein: MKKILINRGLAFKMILLIFSSISLVFAVIFLYNYKVSKNIIEKNIEENARNFTSSTVVKLEKVLNSVAKVPDNFAILIQNSNYSKENLLQTIRLIVENNIEIFGVTIAFEPYEFSRNIKYFAPYYYKYNEQIKYTNLGDGSYDYPHMDWYQIPKELNKPIWSEPYLDEGGGNIVMSTYAVPIYKTIKGEKKFIGIITADVSLDWLQKIVSSIRVSKSGYGFMISKTGKLVTHPIKETIMNETIFSIAEDRNYPALREIGRKMIQGKTGFEKPDYKSLKSGKASWISYAPITVNGWSLGIVYPIDELTADVTNLSETVFILGVGGGLFLLIVVILISRSITGSLRQLATATKEFSAGNFDVKLPEIKSRDEIGKLNQSFISMQKALRDTIQKLKTANDELEDYSHTLEEKVEQRTIELKDKNLKLDSAYKNVKTLSEIGQKITSTLNLELIFNMVYESVNSLLDATIFLILVYNKKENQLECKLSIERGETLPQFSFSMEDKNRFAVWCVDNRKPVFMNDVDEEYARYIPQRVKPKVGGYSSSMIYFPLVVENRVIGAISVQSFEKNVYDQIHYDIMNNLATYTAIALDNAFAYEAINAAHKELKEAQAQLVQAEKMASLGQLTAGIAHEIKNPLNFVNNFSELSIDLAKELRVEFENQKDNIETKTVEYVNEILNDLEQNVRKINEHGKRADSIVKGMLLHSRGKSGEFQKTDINNLLAEYVNLAYHGFRAQDSAFNVKIETNYDQTLEQINVVPQNLSRVFLNTINNACYSVNEKKKEKRDNYSPTLTITTKNLDNKIEVRIRDNGKGIPKEVLDKIFNPFFTTKPTGKGTGLGLSLSFDIIVQEHKGEIKVESDEGSFAEFIITLPKNLT, encoded by the coding sequence ATGAAAAAGATTTTAATTAACAGAGGATTAGCTTTTAAGATGATCCTTCTGATCTTCTCCAGTATTTCACTCGTTTTTGCAGTAATTTTTTTATATAACTACAAAGTTTCCAAAAACATAATTGAAAAAAACATTGAAGAGAATGCGAGAAATTTTACATCAAGTACGGTTGTTAAGTTAGAGAAAGTGCTAAATTCCGTAGCAAAAGTTCCGGACAATTTTGCCATCCTTATTCAAAATTCAAATTACTCTAAAGAAAATCTTCTTCAAACTATTCGCTTGATAGTTGAAAACAATATTGAAATATTTGGTGTAACAATTGCTTTTGAACCGTATGAGTTTTCCCGGAATATAAAATACTTTGCCCCTTATTATTATAAATACAACGAACAAATAAAATACACCAACCTTGGCGATGGTTCATATGATTATCCACATATGGATTGGTACCAAATACCAAAAGAGCTTAACAAACCAATCTGGAGCGAACCTTATTTAGATGAAGGTGGTGGTAATATTGTAATGTCCACTTATGCCGTTCCAATTTACAAAACTATTAAAGGTGAAAAGAAATTTATTGGTATAATTACCGCGGATGTTTCTCTCGATTGGCTTCAGAAAATTGTTTCCTCCATTAGAGTATCCAAATCCGGGTATGGATTTATGATTTCTAAAACCGGCAAGTTGGTAACTCATCCTATTAAAGAAACAATAATGAATGAAACCATTTTTAGTATTGCCGAAGATCGGAATTATCCAGCCTTAAGAGAAATTGGAAGAAAAATGATTCAGGGTAAAACTGGATTTGAAAAGCCGGATTATAAAAGTCTTAAGAGTGGAAAGGCAAGTTGGATTTCTTATGCGCCTATAACTGTAAATGGCTGGTCATTGGGGATTGTATACCCAATTGATGAATTGACAGCTGATGTTACAAATCTAAGTGAAACCGTTTTTATCCTGGGTGTTGGCGGAGGATTATTTTTATTAATTGTGGTTATCCTCATTTCCCGTTCAATAACCGGATCATTAAGACAGCTTGCAACAGCAACAAAGGAATTTTCTGCCGGCAACTTTGATGTTAAACTTCCAGAAATAAAATCCAGGGATGAAATTGGCAAACTTAACCAGTCCTTCATTTCTATGCAGAAAGCGCTTAGAGATACAATCCAGAAATTAAAAACTGCAAATGATGAATTAGAAGATTATAGCCACACGTTGGAAGAAAAAGTTGAACAAAGAACAATTGAGTTAAAAGATAAAAATCTTAAACTCGATTCCGCATACAAAAATGTTAAAACACTTAGTGAGATTGGTCAGAAAATTACATCAACTCTTAACCTTGAACTGATCTTTAACATGGTTTATGAAAGCGTAAACTCATTGCTGGATGCAACTATATTCCTGATTTTAGTTTACAACAAAAAAGAAAATCAACTTGAATGCAAACTCTCCATAGAAAGAGGAGAAACACTTCCACAATTCAGTTTTAGTATGGAAGATAAAAACAGGTTTGCAGTTTGGTGTGTGGATAATCGTAAACCAGTTTTTATGAATGATGTAGATGAAGAATATGCTCGCTACATTCCACAAAGAGTTAAACCTAAGGTTGGCGGTTATTCCTCATCAATGATTTACTTTCCATTGGTAGTTGAAAATAGAGTTATAGGAGCTATTTCTGTTCAAAGCTTTGAAAAAAATGTATATGATCAAATCCATTATGATATAATGAATAACCTTGCCACTTATACCGCTATTGCATTGGATAATGCTTTTGCCTATGAAGCTATTAATGCAGCACATAAAGAATTAAAAGAAGCTCAGGCTCAGTTGGTTCAAGCTGAAAAGATGGCTTCGCTTGGGCAGTTAACGGCAGGTATTGCGCACGAGATTAAAAATCCGCTGAACTTTGTAAATAATTTCTCCGAACTTTCAATCGATCTTGCGAAGGAACTTAGAGTGGAATTTGAAAATCAGAAGGATAACATTGAAACAAAAACAGTTGAGTATGTAAATGAGATTTTAAACGATTTAGAGCAGAACGTAAGAAAGATTAATGAACACGGTAAACGAGCTGATAGTATTGTGAAAGGAATGCTTCTGCATTCACGTGGTAAGTCAGGGGAATTTCAAAAAACTGATATCAATAATCTTTTGGCAGAATATGTTAATCTTGCTTACCACGGTTTCCGGGCTCAGGATTCTGCATTCAATGTTAAAATAGAAACCAATTATGATCAAACACTTGAGCAAATAAATGTTGTTCCCCAAAATTTAAGCAGAGTATTTTTGAATACAATCAACAATGCCTGTTACTCAGTAAACGAAAAGAAAAAAGAAAAAAGAGATAACTATTCTCCAACTTTAACAATAACCACCAAAAATCTCGATAATAAAATTGAAGTGAGAATACGCGACAACGGGAAAGGAATTCCAAAAGAAGTTCTGGATAAAATCTTCAACCCGTTTTTTACCACAAAGCCAACAGGAAAAGGAACCGGTTTAGGATTATCTCTCAGCTTCGATATTATTGTACAGGAGCACAAAGGCGAGATAAAAGTTGAATCGGATGAAGGCAGTTTTGCAGAATTTATAATTACTCTACCCAAAAACTTAACGTGA
- a CDS encoding ABC transporter substrate-binding protein, translated as MRVLISILVLIMFTSAVAFTQSDLKKISFIPHWIPQAQFAGYFMAYEKGIYKKYGIDLKILTGGPNNPSSVEIEKGKVDFASLWLTNAIQLRDKGIKVINISQLVNKSALMLIAKKSSGIKTPQDMNGKKIGIWGGDFQIQPMAFFKKFNLDVKIIPQGSSINLFLMDGVNVTSAMWYNEYHTIINSGLNEDELSTFFFADYGLNFPEEGIYCLESTFKKDPKLCKDFILATLEGWKLAFEKSEEALNIVTKYMKAAKQPVNRAHERWMLNRMKDLIFPKKVYEKFEMLSQKDYEFVANKLLENKLIKKIPDFNLFYQPF; from the coding sequence ATGAGGGTATTAATATCGATACTTGTTCTAATTATGTTTACTTCTGCTGTTGCATTTACACAATCTGATTTGAAGAAAATCTCTTTCATTCCACACTGGATACCACAAGCACAATTTGCCGGGTATTTTATGGCTTACGAAAAAGGTATTTATAAAAAATACGGCATCGATTTGAAAATATTAACGGGTGGTCCAAATAATCCTTCATCGGTAGAAATAGAAAAAGGTAAGGTCGACTTTGCTTCTCTCTGGCTTACTAACGCAATCCAGTTACGCGATAAAGGAATTAAGGTTATCAACATTTCTCAGTTAGTCAATAAATCTGCTTTAATGCTAATTGCAAAAAAATCTAGCGGAATTAAAACTCCGCAAGATATGAATGGAAAAAAAATTGGAATCTGGGGTGGCGATTTTCAAATCCAACCGATGGCATTTTTCAAAAAATTTAACCTTGATGTAAAAATAATTCCACAGGGAAGTTCTATAAATCTTTTTTTAATGGATGGTGTTAATGTTACTTCTGCAATGTGGTATAATGAATATCATACAATTATTAATTCCGGCTTAAATGAAGATGAACTTTCAACTTTCTTTTTTGCGGATTACGGATTGAATTTTCCTGAAGAAGGCATTTATTGTTTAGAATCTACTTTTAAAAAAGATCCGAAGCTTTGCAAAGATTTCATCCTTGCAACTTTGGAAGGTTGGAAGTTAGCATTTGAAAAATCGGAGGAAGCACTAAACATTGTTACCAAATATATGAAAGCAGCTAAACAGCCAGTTAACCGTGCGCACGAACGTTGGATGTTGAACAGGATGAAGGACTTAATCTTTCCAAAAAAGGTTTATGAAAAATTTGAAATGCTTTCTCAAAAAGATTACGAATTTGTTGCAAACAAATTATTGGAAAACAAATTAATAAAAAAGATTCCGGATTTTAATTTATTCTATCAGCCATTTTAG